One Streptococcus sp. DTU_2020_1001019_1_SI_AUS_MUR_006 DNA window includes the following coding sequences:
- the lepB gene encoding signal peptidase I: protein MKYFKSFLKEWGSFILFITLVALSWMFLWRNVRVEGHSMDPTLADGEVLFVVKHLPIDRFDIVVAHEEDGNKDIIKRVIGMPGDTIHYDNDKLYINGQETDEPYLAEYLKRFKEDKLQSTYTGSGWVGKKGEYFRTLAQKAQAFTLDVNYNTSFTFTVPEGEYLLLGDDRLVSSDSRHVGTFKAKDITGEAKFRFWPLKRIGTF, encoded by the coding sequence ATGAAATATTTTAAATCATTTTTAAAAGAGTGGGGGAGTTTTATCCTCTTCATTACTCTTGTTGCTCTTAGTTGGATGTTTCTTTGGAGAAATGTCCGTGTAGAAGGACACTCTATGGATCCTACCCTAGCCGATGGAGAAGTTCTCTTCGTTGTCAAACATCTTCCTATTGATCGCTTTGATATCGTGGTTGCCCATGAAGAGGATGGAAACAAGGATATCATCAAGCGAGTTATCGGTATGCCAGGAGATACCATTCATTATGACAACGATAAACTCTATATTAACGGTCAAGAAACTGATGAACCCTATTTAGCAGAATACCTCAAGCGCTTCAAGGAAGACAAGCTCCAAAGCACCTATACTGGAAGTGGTTGGGTTGGTAAAAAAGGCGAATACTTTAGAACTTTAGCTCAAAAGGCTCAGGCCTTTACCCTAGATGTTAATTACAATACTAGCTTTACCTTCACTGTTCCAGAAGGAGAATACCTCCTCCTAGGTGATGACCGTCTGGTATCTAGCGACAGTCGACATGTTGGTACCTTTAAGGCAAAAGATATCACTGGAGAAGCCAAATTCCGCTTCTGGCCACTCAAACGTATCGGAACATTTTAA
- the rnhC gene encoding ribonuclease HIII → MASITLTPSEKEIQTFVQQYEQALTPSKNPYIRYFLKLPQASVSIYTSGKVLLQGEAAERYASFFGYQVRPVASGQNFPMIGTDEVGNGSYFGGLAVVASFVTPDQHDFLRKLGVGDSKTLTDQKIRQLAPLLKERIQHQALLLSPSKYNEVIGERYNAVSVKVALHNQAIFLLLQKGVQPEKIVIDAFTSAQNYEKYLKNEANHFSNPVSLEEKAEGKYLAVAVSSIIARDLFLENLENLGRELGYQLPSGAVATSDKVASQILQAYGMQGLNFCAKLHFKNTEKAKKLLER, encoded by the coding sequence ATGGCAAGTATTACATTAACCCCGAGTGAAAAGGAAATCCAAACCTTTGTTCAGCAATATGAACAAGCACTGACTCCTAGTAAAAATCCTTATATTCGCTACTTTTTGAAACTTCCGCAGGCAAGTGTTTCCATCTATACATCAGGAAAAGTGCTCTTGCAAGGAGAAGCTGCTGAACGTTACGCCAGCTTTTTTGGTTATCAGGTCAGGCCAGTAGCTAGTGGACAAAACTTTCCGATGATTGGAACTGACGAAGTAGGAAATGGTTCCTACTTTGGTGGTCTAGCTGTAGTAGCATCCTTTGTTACGCCTGACCAGCATGACTTTCTGCGAAAACTAGGTGTTGGGGACTCTAAGACTCTGACAGACCAAAAGATTCGTCAGCTTGCCCCTCTCCTTAAAGAGAGAATCCAGCACCAAGCTCTACTGCTTTCTCCAAGTAAGTATAACGAAGTCATCGGTGAGCGCTACAACGCCGTTTCTGTTAAGGTAGCCTTACACAATCAAGCAATTTTTCTCCTTCTCCAAAAAGGAGTCCAGCCTGAAAAGATTGTTATCGATGCTTTTACTAGTGCTCAAAACTATGAAAAGTACTTGAAAAATGAAGCCAATCATTTTTCCAATCCAGTTAGTCTGGAGGAAAAAGCTGAAGGTAAATACTTGGCTGTCGCAGTAAGCTCTATCATTGCGCGTGATCTCTTTCTAGAGAATCTCGAAAATCTGGGTAGAGAACTTGGTTACCAACTTCCAAGCGGAGCTGTAGCAACTTCTGATAAGGTAGCTAGCCAAATCCTCCAAGCTTATGGTATGCAGGGACTCAACTTCTGCGCCAAACTACACTTCAAAAACACTGAAAAAGCAAAAAAACTGCTAGAAAGGTAA
- the zapA gene encoding cell division protein ZapA: MANLNRYKFTFGKKTLTLTTEHDNLFMEEIAKVATEKYEAIKEQMPGADDETIAILLAVNSLSTQLSREIEFEDKEQKLDALRHQVVGTKQKQSKIEDSL; this comes from the coding sequence ATGGCAAATTTAAATCGATACAAGTTTACATTCGGAAAAAAAACATTGACCCTTACAACTGAGCATGATAACCTCTTTATGGAGGAAATTGCCAAGGTCGCAACAGAAAAATATGAAGCAATCAAAGAGCAAATGCCTGGAGCGGATGATGAGACAATCGCTATTTTATTAGCAGTCAATAGCTTGTCAACCCAACTCAGCCGTGAGATTGAATTTGAAGATAAGGAACAAAAATTAGACGCCCTCCGTCATCAAGTTGTAGGGACCAAACAAAAGCAGAGCAAGATTGAGGACTCCCTATGA
- a CDS encoding CvpA family protein — protein MISIFLLLVLAWSFYIGYRRGLVLQIYYFIATVISALLAGNFYQSLGKQFDLLIPYASPQQGQGTFFFPSNQLFQLDKVFYAGLGYLLAFTIFYCIGRLLGLFLNLLPTKKLAGQYFRIGAGVLSVAVTLFVLQMILTILATVPLQIVQNSLENSFVAKHIIQSVPITSHMIKQLWVTKIIG, from the coding sequence ATGATTTCCATCTTTCTTTTATTGGTTCTGGCTTGGAGTTTTTATATCGGTTATCGTAGAGGATTAGTTCTCCAGATTTACTATTTTATAGCAACTGTGATTTCAGCTCTTCTTGCAGGAAATTTTTATCAATCTTTAGGGAAACAATTTGATTTGTTGATCCCATATGCAAGTCCACAGCAAGGGCAGGGTACCTTCTTTTTCCCGTCAAATCAACTTTTCCAACTGGACAAAGTCTTTTATGCAGGTCTTGGTTACCTCTTAGCCTTTACTATATTTTATTGTATTGGTCGTTTGCTGGGTCTCTTTCTTAATCTTCTACCGACTAAAAAGCTAGCGGGTCAATATTTCCGTATAGGTGCAGGAGTTTTATCAGTGGCTGTGACCTTATTTGTCCTCCAGATGATACTGACTATTCTTGCGACTGTTCCTTTACAAATTGTTCAAAATTCACTTGAAAACAGTTTTGTAGCTAAACACATTATCCAGAGTGTTCCAATCACTAGTCATATGATTAAACAACTCTGGGTAACCAAAATAATCGGATAA
- a CDS encoding endonuclease MutS2 gives MNKKILETLEFNKVKALFEPHLLTEQGLEQLKELAPTDKGDKIKQAFAEMKEMQELFVEHPHFSISATKDIAATSKRLEMGADLNIEEFLLLKRVIFASRELQNFYDNLENVRLEHLANWFEKLHDFPHLQGNLQAINEAGFIENFASEDLARIRRKIHDSESQVRDVLQDLLKQKAQMLTEGIIASRNGRQVLPVKNTYRNKIAGVVHDISASGNTVYIEPREVVKLSEEIASLRADERYEMIRILQELSERVRPHAAEIANDAWIIGHLDLIRAKVRFIQETEAVVPQVSEGQEIQLLHVRHPLVKNAIANDVHFGKELTAIVITGPNTGGKTIMLKTLGLTQLMAQSGLPILADKGSRVGIFEEIFADIGDEQSIEQSLSTFSSHMTNIVDILGKVNQNSLLLLDELGAGTDPQEGAALAMSILEDLRLRQVKTMATTHYPELKAYGIETAYVQNASMEFDTASLRPTYRFMQGVPGRSNAFEIAKRLGLSDVIVGDASKQINQDNDVNRIIEQLEEQTLESRKRLENIRQVEQENLKMNRALKKLYNELNREKETELNKAREQATEIVDLALAESDDILKNLHSKSQLKPHEIIEAKAKLKKLTPEKVDLSKNKVLQKAKKKRAPKVGDDIIVLSYGQRGTLTNQLKDGRWEAQVGLIKMTLEEKEFDLVQAQKEAPVKKKQVNVVKRAAGKGPQARLDLRGKRYEEAMEALDAFIDQALLNNMAQVDIIHGIGTGVIREGVTKYLQRNKQVKSFGYAPQNAGGSGATIVTFKG, from the coding sequence ATGAATAAAAAAATACTAGAAACATTAGAATTTAATAAGGTCAAGGCTTTATTTGAGCCCCATCTTTTGACTGAGCAAGGACTAGAACAGTTGAAAGAACTTGCTCCGACTGATAAAGGAGACAAGATTAAGCAAGCTTTTGCAGAGATGAAGGAAATGCAAGAACTCTTTGTCGAGCATCCTCATTTCAGCATTTCTGCAACAAAAGATATTGCTGCAACTAGCAAACGTTTGGAGATGGGTGCTGACCTCAACATCGAGGAATTTCTCCTTCTCAAGCGTGTCATCTTTGCCAGTCGTGAATTGCAGAATTTTTATGACAATCTTGAAAATGTACGTTTAGAACACCTAGCTAACTGGTTTGAGAAACTTCATGATTTTCCACATTTACAGGGAAATCTACAAGCTATCAACGAAGCTGGATTTATTGAGAACTTTGCTAGTGAGGATTTGGCACGAATCCGTCGAAAAATCCATGACAGTGAGAGCCAAGTCCGTGATGTCTTGCAAGATCTTCTAAAACAAAAGGCCCAGATGTTGACTGAAGGTATCATCGCAAGTAGAAATGGTCGCCAAGTTCTTCCAGTCAAAAATACTTATCGTAACAAGATTGCTGGTGTAGTACATGATATCTCTGCCAGTGGGAACACTGTCTATATCGAACCGCGTGAAGTAGTCAAGCTGAGTGAGGAGATTGCAAGTCTACGTGCAGATGAACGCTATGAGATGATACGTATCCTCCAAGAACTCTCTGAGCGAGTAAGACCGCACGCGGCAGAAATCGCAAATGATGCCTGGATTATTGGACATTTAGACTTGATTCGGGCTAAGGTTCGCTTTATCCAAGAGACGGAGGCAGTAGTACCTCAAGTATCTGAGGGACAGGAGATTCAACTCCTTCACGTTCGTCATCCCTTGGTGAAGAATGCCATCGCAAATGATGTGCACTTCGGCAAAGAATTAACAGCTATCGTCATCACTGGTCCCAATACTGGTGGTAAGACTATCATGCTGAAGACCTTAGGTTTGACGCAATTGATGGCCCAGTCTGGACTGCCAATTCTAGCCGATAAGGGCAGTCGTGTAGGGATTTTCGAGGAGATTTTCGCAGATATCGGAGACGAACAGTCCATCGAACAAAGTCTCTCAACCTTCTCTAGTCATATGACTAACATCGTCGATATTCTTGGTAAAGTTAACCAAAACTCGCTCTTGTTACTAGATGAGCTTGGTGCTGGTACAGATCCTCAAGAAGGAGCAGCCCTTGCTATGTCTATCTTAGAAGACTTGCGTCTGCGTCAGGTCAAGACTATGGCAACTACGCACTATCCTGAACTAAAGGCCTACGGGATTGAAACGGCCTATGTTCAAAATGCTAGTATGGAGTTTGATACAGCTAGCCTGCGCCCAACTTATCGCTTTATGCAGGGTGTACCTGGTCGAAGTAATGCTTTTGAGATTGCTAAACGTCTAGGATTGTCAGATGTCATCGTAGGCGATGCCAGCAAGCAGATTAACCAAGACAATGATGTCAATCGGATCATTGAGCAATTGGAAGAACAAACACTTGAAAGCCGGAAACGTCTTGAAAATATCCGCCAAGTCGAGCAAGAAAACCTCAAGATGAACCGTGCCCTTAAAAAACTTTATAACGAGCTCAATCGTGAGAAAGAAACTGAACTCAATAAGGCACGTGAGCAAGCTACTGAGATTGTTGACTTGGCTCTAGCTGAGAGCGATGATATTCTTAAAAATCTCCATAGCAAATCACAACTAAAACCACATGAGATAATTGAAGCCAAGGCTAAGCTCAAAAAATTAACCCCTGAAAAAGTAGATCTTTCTAAAAACAAGGTCCTACAAAAGGCCAAGAAAAAACGAGCTCCAAAGGTTGGGGATGATATTATCGTTTTAAGCTATGGTCAACGTGGTACCTTGACCAATCAACTCAAGGATGGCCGTTGGGAAGCACAGGTTGGCTTGATTAAGATGACACTTGAAGAGAAAGAATTTGACTTGGTTCAAGCCCAGAAAGAAGCGCCAGTCAAGAAGAAACAAGTCAACGTCGTCAAACGTGCAGCAGGCAAAGGTCCACAGGCTCGACTAGATCTTCGTGGCAAACGCTACGAGGAAGCTATGGAAGCCTTGGATGCCTTTATTGACCAAGCCCTGCTCAACAATATGGCCCAAGTCGACATCATCCATGGTATCGGTACAGGTGTCATCCGTGAAGGGGTGACTAAGTATCTGCAAAGAAACAAACAAGTCAAGAGCTTTGGCTATGCACCACAAAATGCAGGTGGATCTGGCGCAACCATTGTAACCTTTAAGGGATAA
- a CDS encoding transposase — protein sequence MSKRGPKSVEEKLEVVHLYLKQGKSISILTKAFGVNGDTIRNWIRKYQTEGVEGLKERHSWKKYSSELKEKTVTDYLAGRGSLSRIKFSFVSLYPLKVTMVAPDPPAFCGA from the coding sequence ATGTCAAAAAGAGGTCCGAAATCAGTGGAGGAGAAGTTAGAAGTTGTTCATCTTTACCTTAAACAAGGGAAGTCAATATCTATTTTGACCAAAGCATTTGGAGTAAATGGTGACACAATCAGAAATTGGATTCGTAAGTATCAAACAGAGGGTGTCGAAGGGCTCAAGGAGCGTCATAGCTGGAAGAAATATAGTTCAGAGTTAAAAGAAAAGACTGTAACAGATTATCTTGCAGGTAGAGGTAGTTTATCTAGGATCAAATTTTCATTCGTTTCACTTTATCCCTTAAAGGTTACAATGGTTGCGCCAGATCCACCTGCATTTTGTGGTGCATAG
- a CDS encoding helix-turn-helix domain-containing protein has product MKYNKLQKHIAFRIRECRKAQGLSQEKLSEIAGLGVKAIQNIENMKYDFKIKTLESVIKALNLTVEEFFNLQSFESDREDSSEVLFENLTKLPKDKQGKIISSFNEIVKNIK; this is encoded by the coding sequence ATGAAATATAATAAATTACAAAAGCATATCGCTTTTCGCATACGTGAGTGTAGAAAAGCACAGGGATTAAGTCAAGAAAAATTATCTGAAATCGCTGGCCTAGGTGTTAAAGCGATTCAAAATATAGAGAACATGAAGTATGATTTTAAGATAAAAACTCTTGAATCCGTAATCAAAGCCCTAAATCTAACGGTCGAGGAGTTCTTCAACCTACAATCATTTGAATCAGATCGAGAAGATTCTTCAGAAGTACTTTTTGAAAACTTAACAAAATTACCCAAAGATAAGCAAGGAAAAATTATATCTTCATTTAATGAGATTGTAAAGAATATCAAATAA